The proteins below are encoded in one region of Winogradskyella helgolandensis:
- a CDS encoding quinone-dependent dihydroorotate dehydrogenase, whose protein sequence is MYKALVRPILFLFDPEKVHYFTFSLIRNLSKFPGVKSLFKSLYVIEDKRLERELFGLKFKNPVGLAAGFDKNAVLYNELANFGFGFIEIGTVTPIAQEGNPKKRLFRLKDDQGIINRMGFNNEGLQAAISQLKKNKGQLIIGGNIGKNTQTLPENYTKDYLECFNALHPYVDYFVLNVSCPNVGSHAKLNDKDYLLELISTVQKANKTFEKQRPILLKIAPDLNDVQLDEIIELIAETNLDGVIASNTSIDRTGLKATDARLTEIGNGGLSGQPIKTKSTKVIKYLADKSNKAFPIIGVGGIHSAKDALEKLEAGADLVQVYTGFIYEGPALIKQINKALLN, encoded by the coding sequence ATGTACAAAGCTTTAGTCAGACCCATTTTATTTCTTTTTGATCCTGAAAAAGTACATTATTTTACCTTTTCTTTAATTCGGAATTTATCTAAATTTCCCGGAGTTAAAAGCCTTTTTAAATCGCTTTATGTTATTGAAGACAAACGTTTAGAACGTGAGTTGTTTGGATTAAAGTTTAAAAATCCAGTGGGTTTAGCAGCAGGTTTTGATAAAAATGCCGTGTTATATAACGAATTGGCCAACTTTGGATTTGGCTTTATTGAAATAGGGACGGTGACACCAATAGCTCAAGAAGGAAATCCTAAAAAGCGATTATTTAGATTGAAGGATGACCAAGGCATTATTAACCGCATGGGTTTTAATAATGAAGGCTTACAAGCTGCAATTTCACAACTGAAGAAAAATAAAGGACAACTGATTATTGGCGGAAATATTGGGAAAAATACCCAAACACTTCCTGAAAATTACACCAAGGATTATCTTGAATGTTTTAATGCTTTGCATCCGTATGTGGACTATTTTGTTCTTAATGTGAGCTGTCCAAATGTGGGAAGTCATGCAAAACTAAATGACAAAGATTATTTGTTAGAATTAATCTCTACGGTACAGAAAGCGAATAAAACTTTTGAAAAACAAAGACCAATTCTTTTAAAAATTGCGCCAGATTTAAACGACGTGCAATTAGATGAAATCATAGAATTAATTGCTGAAACAAATCTCGATGGTGTTATTGCTAGTAACACCTCTATTGATAGAACAGGCTTAAAAGCAACTGATGCCAGATTAACGGAAATTGGAAATGGTGGTTTGAGCGGACAACCAATTAAAACGAAATCGACAAAAGTCATAAAATATTTAGCAGATAAAAGCAATAAAGCATTTCCGATTATTGGAGTAGGTGGTATACATTCCGCAAAAGATGCTTTAGAAAAATTAGAAGCAGGAGCAGATTTGGTTCAGGTGTATACAGGTTTTATTTATGAAGGGCCTGCATTAATCAAGCAGATTAATAAGGCCTTGTTAAATTAA
- a CDS encoding universal stress protein translates to MKKIIVPVDFSKHSEYALETAAALAKQHDSELIVMHMLEMSESIFSASSSERGQENAFMLMVANKKFETFLDQPYLEGLEVNPMVKYHKVLKEVAEVATEVSADLIVMGSRGHSDHDGVFTGSNTEKVVRYSNTPVLVVKSKPKTSNFEHIVLATDFAGDSVPSVKKALKILAELGNKTTLLHINSPNLSFLSTDEIDERIETFLQLAKLNETDVNIARISDHSVEDGIISFAKRNKSDALSMITHGRKGLNHYFSGSISEDVVNHSKLPVITFKL, encoded by the coding sequence ATGAAAAAAATTATAGTCCCTGTCGATTTTTCTAAACATTCTGAATATGCTTTAGAAACAGCCGCTGCATTAGCAAAACAACATGACTCTGAGTTAATTGTTATGCATATGTTAGAGATGTCTGAATCTATTTTCTCAGCTTCTAGTAGTGAAAGAGGTCAAGAAAATGCATTTATGCTCATGGTTGCCAACAAAAAATTTGAAACATTTTTAGATCAACCGTACCTTGAAGGATTGGAAGTAAATCCAATGGTTAAATATCATAAAGTATTAAAAGAAGTTGCAGAAGTTGCAACTGAGGTAAGTGCTGACCTAATTGTTATGGGCTCTAGAGGACATAGCGATCACGATGGGGTTTTTACAGGTTCTAACACTGAGAAAGTAGTGCGTTATAGTAACACACCCGTTTTAGTAGTGAAGTCTAAGCCAAAAACTTCTAATTTTGAGCACATTGTATTAGCTACTGATTTTGCTGGCGATAGTGTTCCTTCTGTAAAAAAGGCTTTAAAAATTTTAGCTGAATTAGGAAATAAAACAACCTTGTTACATATCAATTCTCCAAACTTATCATTTTTAAGTACGGATGAAATTGATGAAAGAATTGAAACCTTTTTACAGCTTGCAAAATTAAATGAAACCGATGTTAATATTGCTCGTATTTCAGATCATTCTGTTGAAGATGGTATAATAAGTTTCGCAAAAAGAAATAAATCAGATGCGTTATCTATGATTACCCATGGAAGAAAAGGCTTAAACCATTATTTCTCTGGTAGTATTTCTGAAGATGTGGTTAACCATTCTAAACTTCCAGTTATAACTTTTAAACTATAA
- the pepT gene encoding peptidase T translates to MQHIIDRFISYVIIDTESDQESQSTPSTKKQWDLANKLVEELKAIGLSDVTIDENAYIMATLPSNVSHNVPVIGFVSHFDTSPDFTGAHVKPQIVNDYDGKDIVLNAEENIILSPDYFEDLLLYKGQTLITTDGTTLLGADDKAGITEIVTAMEYLINHPEIKHGTIRIGFTPDEEIGRGAHKFDVEKFGADWAYTMDGSQVGELEYENFNAAGAKIKVKGKIVHPGYAKGKMINSMYYASEFINILPRLETPECTEGYEGFFHLHNIEGDVEETTLQYIIRDHDKDKFEARKALLEKVVLDLNTKYQREVFQIEIKDQYFNMKEKVEPVMHIVDIAEKAMKEVGITPLIKAIRGGTDGSQLSYMGLPCPNIFAGGHNFHGRYEYVPVESMQKAVEVICKIAELTAQQK, encoded by the coding sequence ATGCAGCATATAATAGATCGTTTTATAAGTTACGTTATAATTGATACGGAATCAGATCAAGAATCGCAAAGCACACCGAGCACCAAAAAACAATGGGACTTGGCTAATAAATTAGTTGAAGAACTTAAAGCGATAGGTCTAAGTGATGTAACTATAGATGAGAATGCATATATCATGGCAACCTTACCGAGTAATGTATCTCATAATGTTCCTGTTATAGGATTCGTATCACATTTTGATACGTCACCAGATTTTACCGGTGCTCATGTGAAACCTCAAATTGTTAACGATTATGATGGAAAAGACATTGTTCTAAATGCTGAAGAGAATATTATTCTGTCACCAGATTATTTTGAAGATTTATTACTTTATAAAGGTCAGACCTTAATAACAACTGATGGCACGACCCTTTTAGGAGCCGATGATAAAGCTGGTATTACAGAAATTGTAACAGCCATGGAATACCTAATTAATCATCCTGAAATTAAGCATGGAACAATACGAATTGGATTCACGCCAGATGAAGAAATTGGAAGAGGAGCACATAAATTTGATGTTGAAAAATTTGGTGCCGATTGGGCTTACACCATGGATGGTAGTCAAGTTGGTGAGTTAGAATATGAAAATTTTAATGCTGCGGGAGCTAAGATTAAAGTAAAAGGTAAAATTGTTCATCCTGGTTATGCCAAAGGAAAAATGATAAATTCAATGTATTATGCTTCTGAATTTATTAATATTTTACCACGATTAGAAACACCAGAATGTACTGAAGGTTACGAAGGATTTTTCCATTTGCATAATATAGAAGGTGATGTTGAAGAAACGACATTGCAATATATTATTAGAGATCATGACAAGGACAAATTTGAAGCTCGAAAAGCGCTATTAGAAAAGGTTGTTTTAGATTTAAACACCAAATATCAACGTGAAGTTTTTCAGATTGAAATAAAAGATCAGTACTTCAACATGAAAGAAAAAGTGGAACCTGTAATGCATATTGTAGATATTGCAGAAAAAGCCATGAAAGAAGTTGGAATTACTCCATTAATTAAAGCAATACGTGGTGGAACTGATGGTTCTCAACTCTCTTATATGGGGTTACCTTGCCCAAACATTTTTGCAGGTGGTCATAATTTTCATGGACGCTATGAGTATGTGCCCGTAGAAAGTATGCAAAAAGCTGTAGAGGTTATTTGTAAGATTGCAGAGTTAACGGCTCAACAGAAATAG
- a CDS encoding DUF2200 domain-containing protein, with the protein MTTTPEHDERIIKMTFASVYPHYITKVEKKGRTKAELHQVITWLTGFDDAKLQLLIADKVTFETFFKKAKLHPSAHLIKGVICGYRIENIETKLTREVRYLDKLVDELAKGRKMEKILRSIK; encoded by the coding sequence ATGACTACAACACCAGAACATGATGAACGCATTATCAAAATGACATTTGCATCTGTTTATCCTCATTATATTACTAAAGTAGAAAAGAAAGGTAGAACAAAAGCAGAATTACACCAAGTCATTACTTGGTTAACCGGTTTTGATGATGCAAAACTTCAGTTACTCATTGCAGATAAAGTTACTTTCGAAACCTTTTTTAAAAAAGCGAAATTACATCCTAGTGCACATCTCATTAAAGGTGTAATTTGTGGCTACAGAATTGAAAATATTGAAACTAAATTAACACGAGAAGTACGATATTTAGATAAATTGGTTGATGAATTAGCAAAAGGACGGAAGATGGAAAAGATTTTACGTAGCATCAAATAA
- a CDS encoding SMI1/KNR4 family protein: protein MKNIEIIKKLKSSAFTDEDGENYTLDFKPGLTTEDIEKLKLLFPNNTIDNELIEILKETRGWEDYGLDDIDFSSIGQFGFTELCPHSVTLGHDGFGNHWVLDISNDGSLGHVYYACHDPAVFIRYADDLNGFLSSLLEFHESPAQNYLNDIHDNIVYDIWENNGLFVDKIDFEKANTSYFSFLNQLEDNDWVIADLRNAKNKTGFAWGKFGPNSDIKRHPKELIWGIKKSKKGFFKRLFGN, encoded by the coding sequence ATGAAAAATATAGAAATCATTAAAAAACTAAAGTCATCAGCTTTTACAGATGAAGATGGAGAGAACTACACTTTAGATTTTAAACCTGGATTAACAACAGAAGATATTGAAAAATTAAAGCTCTTATTTCCCAATAACACAATTGACAATGAACTCATTGAAATTTTAAAAGAGACGCGTGGCTGGGAAGATTATGGTTTAGATGACATTGATTTTTCATCAATAGGGCAATTTGGATTTACTGAGTTATGCCCTCATTCTGTGACTCTCGGACATGATGGATTTGGTAATCATTGGGTTTTAGATATTTCAAATGATGGATCACTTGGACATGTTTACTATGCTTGTCATGATCCTGCTGTTTTTATAAGATACGCTGATGATTTAAATGGGTTTTTAAGTAGTTTATTAGAATTCCACGAGTCGCCAGCACAGAATTACCTGAATGACATTCATGATAACATCGTCTATGACATTTGGGAAAATAATGGTCTGTTCGTTGATAAAATCGATTTTGAAAAGGCTAATACATCTTATTTCTCATTTTTAAACCAATTGGAAGATAATGATTGGGTTATAGCAGATTTAAGAAATGCTAAAAATAAAACAGGATTTGCATGGGGAAAGTTTGGACCAAATAGTGATATAAAACGCCATCCAAAAGAGTTAATTTGGGGGATTAAAAAAAGTAAAAAAGGATTCTTTAAACGCCTTTTTGGAAACTGA
- a CDS encoding YdeI/OmpD-associated family protein yields the protein MKKVTSVEEYLEVNHHFSDALSVLRRIINSTELVETIKWSMPTYVLNGKNVLGIAAFKNHFCIWFHQGVFLKDEQHLLHNAQEEKTKAMRQMRFEINADINKEAVLLYVKEAIDNKRLGRELKPQRDTKVVIIPVELKEVLKTDDGLKLSFKSLTVAKQRDYCKYIADAKRETTKQARLDKIKSMINSGIGLHDKYRNC from the coding sequence ATGAAAAAAGTAACCTCAGTAGAAGAATACCTTGAAGTTAATCATCATTTCTCTGATGCACTTAGTGTTTTGAGACGTATCATTAATTCCACAGAATTAGTAGAAACCATTAAGTGGAGTATGCCAACATATGTCCTAAATGGTAAAAATGTTTTAGGTATTGCAGCGTTTAAAAATCATTTTTGCATTTGGTTTCATCAAGGTGTATTTTTAAAAGATGAGCAACACTTGCTTCACAATGCTCAAGAGGAAAAAACAAAAGCCATGCGACAAATGCGTTTTGAAATTAACGCAGATATCAACAAAGAAGCTGTTTTATTATACGTAAAAGAAGCGATAGACAATAAACGATTAGGACGCGAACTAAAGCCACAACGAGATACAAAAGTTGTGATAATTCCTGTTGAATTAAAAGAAGTTTTAAAAACTGATGACGGTCTAAAATTATCTTTTAAATCACTTACTGTGGCTAAACAACGCGACTATTGTAAGTACATTGCAGATGCCAAAAGAGAAACTACAAAACAAGCACGCTTAGATAAAATTAAATCTATGATTAACAGTGGCATTGGGTTACATGATAAATACAGAAACTGTTAG
- the yajC gene encoding preprotein translocase subunit YajC yields the protein MDAIGSFLPFIAIFAVMYFFMIAPQMKRAKQEKKFASELTRGTRVITKSGMHGKVVELMDKDNSCIIETLAGKIKFDRSAISMEMSNKLNAPAVVK from the coding sequence ATGGACGCAATAGGATCATTTTTACCGTTTATCGCAATTTTCGCAGTGATGTATTTCTTTATGATTGCGCCACAGATGAAACGTGCTAAACAAGAAAAAAAGTTTGCCAGCGAGTTAACTCGTGGTACTCGTGTTATTACTAAAAGTGGTATGCACGGAAAAGTTGTAGAATTAATGGATAAAGATAATAGTTGTATTATTGAAACATTAGCAGGTAAAATTAAATTTGACCGCTCTGCAATTTCTATGGAAATGAGTAATAAATTAAATGCTCCAGCTGTTGTAAAATAA
- a CDS encoding DUF1573 domain-containing protein, whose translation MKKVILGLSALCMVAFTSCKDDAASKIKTENIAAAADRDANAGDFAVLTLDKTEHDFGTIANGTPVETIFKYTNTGNSMLVVSDIKSTCGCTVPTNYTKEVQPGETGEFTVKFNGKGNGKTTKSLTMITNTEKGQLPVKITAYIEADPNAAAKQAVKPAGTANINPLATDNGAAAAPRKYSTQPGHEGHNHD comes from the coding sequence ATGAAAAAAGTAATTTTAGGACTTAGTGCATTATGTATGGTGGCTTTTACATCTTGTAAAGACGATGCTGCAAGTAAAATTAAAACTGAAAATATCGCAGCAGCAGCTGATAGAGATGCAAATGCTGGTGATTTTGCGGTTTTAACTTTAGATAAAACAGAGCATGATTTTGGTACCATCGCTAATGGAACTCCTGTTGAAACAATATTCAAGTATACAAATACAGGAAATTCTATGTTAGTAGTTAGTGATATCAAAAGTACTTGTGGATGTACAGTACCTACAAACTATACTAAAGAAGTTCAGCCAGGTGAAACAGGTGAATTTACGGTAAAGTTTAACGGAAAAGGTAACGGTAAAACAACGAAGTCTTTAACAATGATAACTAATACTGAAAAAGGACAATTACCAGTTAAGATTACTGCTTATATTGAGGCTGATCCAAATGCTGCTGCTAAACAAGCTGTAAAACCAGCTGGTACTGCTAACATTAATCCTTTAGCTACAGATAATGGAGCCGCTGCTGCACCAAGAAAGTATTCTACTCAACCAGGTCACGAAGGACATAACCACGATTAA
- the nusB gene encoding transcription antitermination factor NusB codes for MLNRRHIRIKAMQSMYAFKGTESDDLIKEQKFLLHSLDSMYDLYLSILALLTELHKKSKNHNEKIQNKLVKSDADNNLDFKFQENQLLHLVSSNKMLQEAIANRKLNYWDLDFEYVDILFKAILKSDIYESYTADSETNFKKDKSFVIDVFTEIIAPNEKLYDFFEDKKLTWVDDLPVVNTAMLKVLRKLKLTSPETALLPDLYKDDDDKEFAIELFKKTFLNSSKFAEEISKKTTNWDSERLASLDGVLLKMALCEFQKFPSIPHKVTINEYLEIAKEYSTPKSSLFINGILDKIVKEYQSENIHLKTGRGLM; via the coding sequence ATGCTAAACCGAAGACACATCAGAATTAAAGCTATGCAATCTATGTATGCTTTTAAAGGGACCGAAAGTGATGACTTAATAAAAGAACAAAAGTTTTTGTTACACAGTTTGGATAGCATGTATGACTTATACTTGTCGATTTTAGCTTTGCTCACTGAACTACACAAAAAGAGCAAGAATCATAACGAAAAAATACAAAATAAACTTGTAAAGTCAGATGCTGATAATAATTTAGACTTTAAGTTTCAAGAAAATCAACTGTTACACCTTGTTAGCAGTAATAAGATGTTGCAAGAAGCGATTGCAAACCGTAAGTTGAATTATTGGGATTTAGATTTCGAATACGTAGATATTCTCTTTAAAGCCATCTTAAAAAGTGATATCTATGAAAGTTACACTGCCGATTCTGAAACGAACTTTAAAAAAGATAAAAGTTTTGTGATCGATGTGTTTACAGAGATTATAGCTCCTAACGAAAAACTTTATGACTTTTTTGAAGATAAGAAATTAACTTGGGTAGATGATTTACCAGTGGTTAATACTGCCATGTTAAAAGTACTACGAAAGTTGAAGTTAACGTCTCCAGAAACTGCTCTGTTACCAGATTTGTATAAAGATGATGACGATAAAGAATTTGCAATAGAATTATTTAAAAAGACCTTTTTAAATAGCTCTAAGTTTGCTGAAGAAATAAGCAAAAAAACGACGAATTGGGATTCTGAACGTTTAGCGAGTTTAGACGGTGTATTATTAAAAATGGCACTTTGCGAATTTCAAAAATTCCCATCTATTCCTCATAAAGTCACTATTAACGAATATCTTGAAATTGCCAAAGAATACTCTACTCCAAAAAGTAGTTTATTTATCAATGGTATATTAGATAAAATAGTAAAGGAATATCAATCTGAAAATATCCACCTTAAAACGGGAAGAGGTTTAATGTAG
- a CDS encoding Glu/Leu/Phe/Val family dehydrogenase, producing the protein MTSEIISSKELNKMDPVFGQQSFDDHEQIVFCNDKDTGLKAIIGIHNTVLGPALGGTRMWNYANEWEALNDVLRLSRGMTFKSAITGLNLGGGKAVIIGDAKTQKTPELMRRFGEFVHSLSGRYITAEDVGMTTEDMDTVREVTPYVTGISESKGGAGNPSPITAYGVFMGMKAAAKFKYGSDILEGKNVYVQGIGNVGEALVEHLVNEGANVTIADISQDRLEEVRTKYGVTIYGGNDIYSEDMDIYAPCALGATINDSTIYKLKAKIIAGAANNQLAEEQSHGLILQERGIVYAPDFLINAGGIINVYAELENYDRQEIMRKTENIYNTTLEILDNAKVNNLTTNNAALNIARERIETRKRENSK; encoded by the coding sequence ATGACTTCAGAAATTATATCTTCAAAGGAACTTAATAAAATGGATCCGGTTTTCGGACAGCAGTCTTTTGACGATCATGAGCAAATTGTTTTTTGCAACGACAAAGATACTGGTTTAAAAGCTATAATTGGTATTCACAACACAGTTTTAGGACCAGCATTAGGTGGTACAAGAATGTGGAATTACGCTAACGAATGGGAAGCACTTAATGATGTATTGCGTTTATCTCGTGGTATGACATTTAAATCTGCAATCACGGGTTTAAACCTTGGTGGAGGTAAAGCGGTAATAATTGGTGATGCTAAAACACAAAAAACACCAGAATTAATGAGACGCTTTGGTGAGTTTGTACATTCATTAAGCGGACGCTATATTACGGCAGAAGATGTTGGGATGACTACCGAAGATATGGATACCGTAAGAGAAGTAACTCCTTATGTAACCGGTATTTCAGAAAGCAAAGGTGGAGCAGGTAATCCATCACCAATCACTGCTTATGGTGTATTTATGGGAATGAAAGCTGCTGCAAAATTTAAGTATGGATCAGATATCTTAGAAGGTAAAAATGTGTATGTCCAAGGTATTGGAAATGTTGGTGAAGCCCTTGTAGAACATTTAGTTAACGAAGGTGCTAATGTTACTATTGCAGATATTAGTCAAGATCGTTTAGAAGAAGTCCGCACTAAATACGGAGTTACGATTTATGGTGGTAATGATATTTATAGTGAAGACATGGATATTTACGCACCATGTGCATTAGGAGCCACCATAAATGACAGTACTATTTATAAGTTGAAGGCCAAAATAATTGCAGGAGCTGCCAATAATCAATTAGCAGAAGAGCAAAGTCATGGTTTAATTTTACAAGAAAGAGGTATTGTTTATGCTCCTGATTTTTTAATTAATGCAGGTGGAATTATTAATGTTTACGCCGAATTAGAAAATTACGACAGACAAGAGATAATGCGTAAAACGGAGAATATCTATAACACTACACTCGAAATTTTAGATAACGCTAAAGTGAATAATTTAACAACAAATAATGCTGCTCTAAATATTGCTAGAGAGCGTATTGAAACACGTAAACGAGAAAACTCAAAATAG
- a CDS encoding ABC transporter ATP-binding protein — MKALKHLNKYFYKYRYRIIIGIFITIISKIFALFTPRLVGASINIVSDRLDGNISEEIFRSELIINILYLVGAAVVAGIFTFLMRQTIINVSRYVEFDLKNEIYQHYQVLSLKFYKANRTGDLMNRISEDVGKVRMYVGPAIMYTINTITLFAVAIIYMVDRSPSLTLYTLLPLPFLSVAIYKLSRLINKRSTIVQQSLSTLSTYSQETFSGISVIKSYGIEPRTNVEFEKLSAENRQKQINLTKVQALFFPMMVLLIGVSNLIVIYVGGMQYMNGEIEQIGTIAEFIIYVNMLTWPVATIGWVTSLIQQAEASQERINEFLNTEPDIKNTATERSTIKGDIEFKNVSFVYPDTNIEALKDVSFKLKSGETLVILGKTGSGKSTILDLIGRLYDIDKGSILIDNTVISELNLFSLRESIGYVPQDAFLFSDSIKNNIKFGKEDATDDEVIEAAQNAKVHKNIIGFSKGYDTILGERGLTLSGGQKQRVSIARAIIKKPEILLFDDCLSAVDTETEEKILKNLVKLTKDKTTIIVSHRVSSAKNADHIIVLDDGKVIESGNHKSLINTDSYYNELYKKQLSEKEM, encoded by the coding sequence ATGAAAGCATTAAAACATCTCAATAAATATTTCTATAAATACAGGTATCGTATTATTATAGGCATCTTTATCACCATCATCTCTAAGATATTTGCGCTCTTTACACCACGTTTAGTTGGTGCCTCTATTAATATTGTTTCTGACCGATTAGATGGAAACATCTCTGAAGAAATTTTCAGAAGTGAGTTAATAATAAACATTCTATATCTCGTTGGAGCCGCTGTAGTAGCCGGAATCTTTACTTTTTTAATGCGTCAAACCATTATTAATGTTTCTCGTTATGTAGAATTTGATCTTAAAAATGAAATTTATCAACATTACCAAGTTCTCTCTTTAAAATTTTATAAAGCCAATAGAACTGGTGATTTAATGAACCGTATTAGTGAAGATGTTGGTAAAGTAAGAATGTATGTTGGTCCTGCCATTATGTACACTATTAATACCATCACTTTATTTGCAGTGGCTATAATTTATATGGTAGACCGATCTCCTTCATTAACATTATATACCTTACTCCCACTACCCTTTTTGTCTGTTGCTATTTATAAATTAAGTCGTTTAATTAATAAACGAAGTACTATTGTTCAGCAATCCTTATCTACACTTTCTACTTATTCGCAAGAAACATTTAGTGGTATTTCGGTTATAAAATCTTATGGTATTGAGCCGAGAACAAATGTCGAATTTGAGAAACTATCTGCAGAAAACCGTCAGAAACAAATCAATCTAACTAAAGTACAAGCCTTGTTTTTTCCAATGATGGTATTACTAATTGGAGTCAGTAACCTTATTGTAATTTATGTTGGAGGTATGCAATATATGAATGGAGAAATTGAACAAATAGGAACCATCGCAGAGTTCATTATTTACGTTAATATGTTAACTTGGCCAGTGGCAACTATAGGCTGGGTAACCTCATTGATACAACAAGCTGAAGCATCACAAGAGCGTATTAACGAATTTTTAAATACGGAACCAGATATAAAAAATACAGCAACCGAACGCTCCACAATTAAAGGAGATATCGAATTTAAAAATGTGTCCTTTGTATACCCTGACACTAATATTGAAGCTTTGAAAGATGTCAGTTTCAAATTAAAATCAGGAGAAACTTTAGTGATTCTCGGAAAAACAGGCTCAGGAAAATCGACCATATTAGATTTAATAGGTCGCTTATATGATATTGATAAAGGCTCTATTTTAATTGATAACACCGTTATTTCTGAGTTGAATCTTTTCAGCTTAAGAGAAAGTATTGGATATGTACCACAAGATGCCTTCTTGTTTTCAGATAGTATAAAAAACAACATAAAATTTGGAAAGGAAGATGCTACAGATGATGAAGTCATAGAAGCTGCACAAAATGCTAAAGTTCATAAAAACATTATTGGTTTCAGCAAAGGCTATGATACTATTTTAGGAGAACGTGGATTAACATTATCTGGAGGACAAAAGCAGCGTGTATCGATAGCCAGAGCTATTATTAAAAAACCAGAGATTTTATTATTTGATGATTGTTTGTCTGCTGTAGATACTGAAACGGAAGAAAAAATACTTAAGAATTTAGTAAAGCTTACTAAAGATAAAACAACGATTATTGTGAGTCATCGTGTGTCTTCGGCTAAAAATGCAGATCACATTATTGTTTTAGACGACGGAAAAGTCATAGAGTCTGGAAACCACAAAAGCCTTATAAATACAGACAGCTACTACAACGAATTATACAAGAAACAACTCTCCGAAAAAGAAATGTAA
- a CDS encoding PUR family DNA/RNA-binding protein has product MSDYEMMDKEEIYSKVLRAGRRTYFFDVRATKAGDYYLTVTESKKFTNDDGSFHYKKHKIYLYKEDFTEFKEILAEMTDYIINEKGQEVISERHQKDFKREDDFVAQEAKTPEDTKSIDSFTDISFDDI; this is encoded by the coding sequence ATGAGTGATTATGAAATGATGGATAAGGAAGAAATATATTCCAAAGTATTGCGTGCAGGAAGAAGAACCTATTTCTTTGATGTGAGAGCTACAAAAGCTGGTGATTATTATTTAACGGTTACGGAAAGTAAAAAATTCACTAACGATGATGGATCTTTTCATTATAAAAAACATAAAATTTATCTTTATAAAGAAGATTTTACTGAGTTTAAAGAAATTTTAGCTGAAATGACCGATTATATCATTAATGAAAAAGGTCAGGAAGTCATTAGCGAACGTCACCAAAAAGACTTTAAACGTGAAGATGATTTTGTAGCTCAAGAAGCAAAAACACCAGAAGATACGAAGAGCATTGATAGCTTTACAGATATTAGTTTCGACGATATCTAA